TTTTATAACTGAAATTGAAAAAAGAAAAAACCTTTTGGAAAGGCCTTTAGTGGCAAATATAGATTATATTGTTATACAGTTTGCTGGAAAAGACCCAGTTATTGATTATGAAAGACTCAATACTCTTATTCTTAACAGTTTTTATTATAAAATAGCTCCAGTTGTTGTTGTAAACAAGATAGATCTCCTTTCTCAAGAGGAAATTGAAGATATTAAAAGAAATTTGGATTTTCTCAAAAAATTAGATATACCTTATTTTCTCATTTCTGAAAAAGAAAATATTGGTATAGATCAGTTGAAAATTTTTATTCAAAACAAAGTAACAGCTTTTGGCGGCCCTAGCGGTGTAGGAAAATCAAGTATTATAAATCTTTTGCAAAATACTAAAATTCTCGAAACTGGAGAAACTAGCAAAAGATTGAGAAGAGGTAAACATACAACTAAAGATACTAACCTTCTTCCTCTTCCAGGAGGTGGATTTATTATAGATACCCCTGGATTTTCATCTGTAGAACTCCCTTACATAAAGGATGCTCAGGAGTTAATTTCATTATTTCCTGAATTTCAAACTGATAAAAATTGTAAATTTTATAATTGTTTGCATTTGAACGAACCAAATTGTATAATTAAAGATATGGTTACTAGTGGAGAAATTTCTCTTGTAAGGTATGAATTTTACAAAAAAACATATGAAAAATTAAAAAATGAGAGGTGGAATAAGTATGAATGATATTAAAATAGCTCCTTCTATTCTTTCTGCTGATTTCAGTAAATTGGGAGAAGAAGTAATTGCAATAGACAAAGCTGGAGCTGACTATGTTCATATAGATGTTATGGATGGAATGTTTGTCCCTAATATAACTTTTGGGGCTCCTATTATAAAATCTATAAGAAATAAGACCAAACTTATATTTGATGTACACTTAATGATTGAAAAACCAGAAAGATATATTGATGATTTTGCCAAAGCTGGAGCTGATATAATTACTGTACATGCAGAATCTACTGTACATATTCACAGAGTTATTCAGCAAATAAAAGCTCATGGAATAAGAGCTGGAATATCTCTTAATCCTTCTACTCCAATAGATATTCTTAAATATGTTATCAATGATATAGACATGGTATTAATTATGAGTGTTAACCCAGGTTTTGGAGGACAAAAATTTATCAGCAGTGCAATAGATAAAATAAAAGATGTAAGAAAACTTAGTAAAAATGTGGATATTCAAGTTGATGGCGGAATTACAGCTGACACTATTGGAAAATGTA
The Fusobacterium sp. DNA segment above includes these coding regions:
- the rsgA gene encoding ribosome small subunit-dependent GTPase A: MNKIQGFYYVKSNEKVYECKLRGILKRKENKHNCVVGDIVEFSEDNFITEIEKRKNLLERPLVANIDYIVIQFAGKDPVIDYERLNTLILNSFYYKIAPVVVVNKIDLLSQEEIEDIKRNLDFLKKLDIPYFLISEKENIGIDQLKIFIQNKVTAFGGPSGVGKSSIINLLQNTKILETGETSKRLRRGKHTTKDTNLLPLPGGGFIIDTPGFSSVELPYIKDAQELISLFPEFQTDKNCKFYNCLHLNEPNCIIKDMVTSGEISLVRYEFYKKTYEKLKNERWNKYE
- the rpe gene encoding ribulose-phosphate 3-epimerase, with protein sequence MNDIKIAPSILSADFSKLGEEVIAIDKAGADYVHIDVMDGMFVPNITFGAPIIKSIRNKTKLIFDVHLMIEKPERYIDDFAKAGADIITVHAESTVHIHRVIQQIKAHGIRAGISLNPSTPIDILKYVINDIDMVLIMSVNPGFGGQKFISSAIDKIKDVRKLSKNVDIQVDGGITADTIGKCIEAGANIFVAGSYIFSGDYKERINSLKRG